A DNA window from Vigna angularis cultivar LongXiaoDou No.4 chromosome 1, ASM1680809v1, whole genome shotgun sequence contains the following coding sequences:
- the LOC108343801 gene encoding calmodulin-binding transcription activator 1 isoform X2, whose translation MLDQQLEHVVLVHYREIKEGCKSGISPFPVVPVTLVGSSQNSSVLSSTRTKTPISVVQTSFTSSANKVDQNGHSSEYEDVNSKDGPQASSHAQPISNSIIHSSPSFTHEVAGFSELVRNPLISTLSSTFPSYSPGTVFSQRTLAQNSCRNKIYMHDERHHNEGSVESSEADFTVHLLNKAKIDAVNKMQDGVIFRDSHMYIQQVEENLLTVGQVQNEDGLDTFCAQLYDHNDHPIVATTKALVEQKLKDGESKQAETGEIKKLDSFGRWMDKEIGGDCENSLMASDSSNYWSTLGAHNEDKEVSSLQHIQLDMDSLGPSLSQEQLFSIHDFSPEWAYTGVRTKVLIVGTFIGSKKPSSETKWGCMFGEIEVSAEALAGNVIQCQTPLHSSGRVPFYVTCSNRLACSEVREFQFDEHPTKCLGPLGIKISPEVEVRLQIRLLKLVDLGSDNNLLKCSVSGCEKCKLKGIMYSMRGDSGVFKETFQIDGIDHINPRDVLFQRLMRDKLYEWLIYKVHEGGKGSHVLDAEGQGVIHLAAALGYVWAMAPLVAAGISPNFRDNRGRTGLHWASYFGREETVIALVKLGAAPGAVEDPTSALPPGQTAADLASSRGHKGIAGYLAEADLINRLSILTVKENETGNIATTIATDSAFQSVEDDSSNLTIYEQHYLKESLAVFRKSAHAAASILAAFRARSFCQRQLAKSGSDISDSVLDIVADSLSKVQNMYHFEDYLHFAALKIQKRYRGWKGRKDFLKIRNRIVKIQAHIRGHQVQKQYKKVVWSVSIVEKAILRWRRKGAGLRGFRGGQPVGIDEYDFLSVGRRQKSDDVKKALDRVKSMVRNPDARDQYMRLIMKYQNFKIDDRGSTQSRVD comes from the exons ATGCTTGACCA GCAGTTAGAGCACGTTGTCCTTGTTCATTATCGTGAAATTAAAGAG GGTTGCAAATCTGGCATCTCTCCTTTTCCGGTAGTTCCAGTAACCCTGGTTGGTAGCTCTCAAAATAGTTCAGTGCTTTCCTCTACCAGAACAAAAACACCAATATCTGTAGTTCAAACATCTTTCACATCAAGTGCAAATAAAGTGGATCAGAATGGACACTCTTCAGAGTATGAGGATGTCAATTCAAAAGATGGTCCTCAAGCCTCCTCTCATGCTCAGCCTATCAGCAATTCCATAATTCACAGTTCACCTTCTTTTACACATGAAGTTGCTG GGTTTTCTGAGTTGGTGAGGAACCCCTTGATTTCAACGTTGTCATCTACTTTCCCTAGCTATTCTCCTGGTACTGTCTTCTCTCAGAGGACGTTAGCTCAGAATTCTTGcagaaacaaaatttatatgcaTGATGAAAGACATCATAATGAAGGATCTGTTGAAAGCTCGGAAGCTGACTTCACTGTTCATCTACTAAACAAGGCTAAGATAGATGCTGTTAACAAAATGCAAGATGGTGTAATTTTCAGAGATAGCCACATGTACATCCAACAAGTTGAAGAAAATTTACTGACTGTTGGTCAG GTGCAAAACGAGGATGGTCTAGATACATTCTGTGCTCAATTATATGATCATAATGATCATCCAATTGTTGCAACTACCAAAGCGCTAGTTGAACAGAAACTTAAAGATGGGGAATCAAAACAGGCTGAAACTGGGGAAATCAAGAAACTTGATAGTTTTGGAAGGTGGATGGATAAGGAGATTGGTGGAGACTGTGAAAATTCCTTGATGGCTTCAGATTCTAGTAATTATTGGAGTACACTTGGTGCACATAATGAGGATAAGGAGGTATCTAGTTTACAACACATACAGTTGGATATGGATTCATTAGGCCCTTCTCTTTCCCAAGAGCAACTATTTAGTATCCATGACTTTTCTCCAGAGTGGGCATATACTGGGGTTAGAACAAAG GTTTTAATAGTTGGCACATTTATCGGAAGTAAAAAGCCCTCTAGTGAAACCAAATGGGGATGTATGTTTGGTGAAATTGAGGTTTCTGCTGAAGCTTTAGCAGGTAATGTGATACAGTGTCAGACTCCTTTGCACTCATCTGGCCGTGTACCATTCTATGTTACCTGCAGTAATAGGTTAGCTTGCAGTGAGGTCAGGGaatttcaatttgatgaacatCCAACCAAATGTTTAGGTCCTTTGGGTATTAAAATCTCACCAGAAGTTGAGGTCCGACTTCAAATACGACTTCTTAAACTAGTAGACTTGGGATCTGACAATAATTTGTTGAAGTGCTCTGTTTCTGGTTGTGAAAAATGTAAACTCAAGGGAATAATGTATTCCATGAGAGGTGATAGTGGAGTATTTAAAGAAACTTTCCAGATTGATGGAATTGATCATATAAACCCTAGAGATGTACTATTTCAGAGATTAATGAGAGACAAGCTTTATGAGTGGTTGATATACAAGGTTCATGAAGGAGGAAAAGGATCACATGTGTTGGATGCTGAGGGCCAAGGAGTAATACATTTAGCAGCTGCACTTGGTTATGTGTGGGCTATGGCCCCGTTGGTTGCTGCTGGTATCAGTCCTAACTTCAGAGACAATCGTGGAAGAACAGGACTCCATTGGGCTTCGTATTTTGGGAG AGAAGAAACTGTTATTGCTCTTGTCAAATTAGGCGCAGCACCAGGTGCTGTTGAGGATCCAACGTCAGCACTTCCTCCAGGTCAAACAGCTGCTGATTTAGCTTCAAGTAGAGGACATAAAGGCATTGCTGGGTATTTGGCCGAGGCAGATCTGATAAATCGATTATCTATACTGACTGTCAAGGAAAATGAGACTGGTAACATTGCCACAACCATAGCAACTGACAGTGCTTTTCAGTCTGTTGAAGATGATTCGTCTAATTTGACAATTTATGAGCAGCACTACCTCAAAGAGTCCCTTGCTGTGTTTCGAAAATCAGCTCATGCAGCTGCTTCAATCCTAGCAGCCTTTAGAGCAAGGTCATTCTGTCAGAGACAATTAGCCAAAAGTGGAAGTGATATTTCAGACTCAGTACTTGACATAGTTGCCGATTCTTTGAGCAAGGTACAGAACATGTATCACTTTGAGGATTATTTACATTTTGCAGCCTTAAAGATTCAAAAGAGATATCGTGGATGGAAAGGAAGAAAGGACTTTTTGAAGATACGCAACCGCATTGTAAAAATCCAG GCTCACATCAGAGGACACCAAGTTCAAAAGCAATACAAAAAAGTTGTGTGGTCTGTTAGCATTGTGGAAAAAGCAATACTTCGTTGGAGACGGAAAGGAGCTGGTCTGCGAGGATTCCGGGGAGGGCAGCCGGTTGGCATTGATGAATATGACTTTCTTAGCGTTGGGAGGAGACAGAAATCAGATGATGTAAAGAAAGCTCTCGATAGAGTCAAGTCCATGGTTCGTAACCCTGATGCAAGGGATCAGTATATGAGGCTCATCATGAAATACCAGAATTTTAAG ATTGATGATCGCGGAAGCACTCAATCACGTGTCGATTAG
- the LOC108343801 gene encoding calmodulin-binding transcription activator 1 isoform X1, which yields MAETTKFIPNSQLELEEILQEASHRWLRPVEICEILRNYKKFKLTPDPPIRPPAGSVFLFNRKALRYFRKDGHRWRKKKGGKTVREAHEKLKVGSVDVLHCYYAHGEDNENFQRRSFWMLDQQLEHVVLVHYREIKEGCKSGISPFPVVPVTLVGSSQNSSVLSSTRTKTPISVVQTSFTSSANKVDQNGHSSEYEDVNSKDGPQASSHAQPISNSIIHSSPSFTHEVAGFSELVRNPLISTLSSTFPSYSPGTVFSQRTLAQNSCRNKIYMHDERHHNEGSVESSEADFTVHLLNKAKIDAVNKMQDGVIFRDSHMYIQQVEENLLTVGQVQNEDGLDTFCAQLYDHNDHPIVATTKALVEQKLKDGESKQAETGEIKKLDSFGRWMDKEIGGDCENSLMASDSSNYWSTLGAHNEDKEVSSLQHIQLDMDSLGPSLSQEQLFSIHDFSPEWAYTGVRTKVLIVGTFIGSKKPSSETKWGCMFGEIEVSAEALAGNVIQCQTPLHSSGRVPFYVTCSNRLACSEVREFQFDEHPTKCLGPLGIKISPEVEVRLQIRLLKLVDLGSDNNLLKCSVSGCEKCKLKGIMYSMRGDSGVFKETFQIDGIDHINPRDVLFQRLMRDKLYEWLIYKVHEGGKGSHVLDAEGQGVIHLAAALGYVWAMAPLVAAGISPNFRDNRGRTGLHWASYFGREETVIALVKLGAAPGAVEDPTSALPPGQTAADLASSRGHKGIAGYLAEADLINRLSILTVKENETGNIATTIATDSAFQSVEDDSSNLTIYEQHYLKESLAVFRKSAHAAASILAAFRARSFCQRQLAKSGSDISDSVLDIVADSLSKVQNMYHFEDYLHFAALKIQKRYRGWKGRKDFLKIRNRIVKIQAHIRGHQVQKQYKKVVWSVSIVEKAILRWRRKGAGLRGFRGGQPVGIDEYDFLSVGRRQKSDDVKKALDRVKSMVRNPDARDQYMRLIMKYQNFKIDDRGSTQSRVD from the exons gtTGGTAGTGTGGATGTCTTGCATTGTTACTATGCCCATGGAGAGGATAATGAAAACTTCCAACGAAGAAGTTTTTGGATGCTTGACCA GCAGTTAGAGCACGTTGTCCTTGTTCATTATCGTGAAATTAAAGAG GGTTGCAAATCTGGCATCTCTCCTTTTCCGGTAGTTCCAGTAACCCTGGTTGGTAGCTCTCAAAATAGTTCAGTGCTTTCCTCTACCAGAACAAAAACACCAATATCTGTAGTTCAAACATCTTTCACATCAAGTGCAAATAAAGTGGATCAGAATGGACACTCTTCAGAGTATGAGGATGTCAATTCAAAAGATGGTCCTCAAGCCTCCTCTCATGCTCAGCCTATCAGCAATTCCATAATTCACAGTTCACCTTCTTTTACACATGAAGTTGCTG GGTTTTCTGAGTTGGTGAGGAACCCCTTGATTTCAACGTTGTCATCTACTTTCCCTAGCTATTCTCCTGGTACTGTCTTCTCTCAGAGGACGTTAGCTCAGAATTCTTGcagaaacaaaatttatatgcaTGATGAAAGACATCATAATGAAGGATCTGTTGAAAGCTCGGAAGCTGACTTCACTGTTCATCTACTAAACAAGGCTAAGATAGATGCTGTTAACAAAATGCAAGATGGTGTAATTTTCAGAGATAGCCACATGTACATCCAACAAGTTGAAGAAAATTTACTGACTGTTGGTCAG GTGCAAAACGAGGATGGTCTAGATACATTCTGTGCTCAATTATATGATCATAATGATCATCCAATTGTTGCAACTACCAAAGCGCTAGTTGAACAGAAACTTAAAGATGGGGAATCAAAACAGGCTGAAACTGGGGAAATCAAGAAACTTGATAGTTTTGGAAGGTGGATGGATAAGGAGATTGGTGGAGACTGTGAAAATTCCTTGATGGCTTCAGATTCTAGTAATTATTGGAGTACACTTGGTGCACATAATGAGGATAAGGAGGTATCTAGTTTACAACACATACAGTTGGATATGGATTCATTAGGCCCTTCTCTTTCCCAAGAGCAACTATTTAGTATCCATGACTTTTCTCCAGAGTGGGCATATACTGGGGTTAGAACAAAG GTTTTAATAGTTGGCACATTTATCGGAAGTAAAAAGCCCTCTAGTGAAACCAAATGGGGATGTATGTTTGGTGAAATTGAGGTTTCTGCTGAAGCTTTAGCAGGTAATGTGATACAGTGTCAGACTCCTTTGCACTCATCTGGCCGTGTACCATTCTATGTTACCTGCAGTAATAGGTTAGCTTGCAGTGAGGTCAGGGaatttcaatttgatgaacatCCAACCAAATGTTTAGGTCCTTTGGGTATTAAAATCTCACCAGAAGTTGAGGTCCGACTTCAAATACGACTTCTTAAACTAGTAGACTTGGGATCTGACAATAATTTGTTGAAGTGCTCTGTTTCTGGTTGTGAAAAATGTAAACTCAAGGGAATAATGTATTCCATGAGAGGTGATAGTGGAGTATTTAAAGAAACTTTCCAGATTGATGGAATTGATCATATAAACCCTAGAGATGTACTATTTCAGAGATTAATGAGAGACAAGCTTTATGAGTGGTTGATATACAAGGTTCATGAAGGAGGAAAAGGATCACATGTGTTGGATGCTGAGGGCCAAGGAGTAATACATTTAGCAGCTGCACTTGGTTATGTGTGGGCTATGGCCCCGTTGGTTGCTGCTGGTATCAGTCCTAACTTCAGAGACAATCGTGGAAGAACAGGACTCCATTGGGCTTCGTATTTTGGGAG AGAAGAAACTGTTATTGCTCTTGTCAAATTAGGCGCAGCACCAGGTGCTGTTGAGGATCCAACGTCAGCACTTCCTCCAGGTCAAACAGCTGCTGATTTAGCTTCAAGTAGAGGACATAAAGGCATTGCTGGGTATTTGGCCGAGGCAGATCTGATAAATCGATTATCTATACTGACTGTCAAGGAAAATGAGACTGGTAACATTGCCACAACCATAGCAACTGACAGTGCTTTTCAGTCTGTTGAAGATGATTCGTCTAATTTGACAATTTATGAGCAGCACTACCTCAAAGAGTCCCTTGCTGTGTTTCGAAAATCAGCTCATGCAGCTGCTTCAATCCTAGCAGCCTTTAGAGCAAGGTCATTCTGTCAGAGACAATTAGCCAAAAGTGGAAGTGATATTTCAGACTCAGTACTTGACATAGTTGCCGATTCTTTGAGCAAGGTACAGAACATGTATCACTTTGAGGATTATTTACATTTTGCAGCCTTAAAGATTCAAAAGAGATATCGTGGATGGAAAGGAAGAAAGGACTTTTTGAAGATACGCAACCGCATTGTAAAAATCCAG GCTCACATCAGAGGACACCAAGTTCAAAAGCAATACAAAAAAGTTGTGTGGTCTGTTAGCATTGTGGAAAAAGCAATACTTCGTTGGAGACGGAAAGGAGCTGGTCTGCGAGGATTCCGGGGAGGGCAGCCGGTTGGCATTGATGAATATGACTTTCTTAGCGTTGGGAGGAGACAGAAATCAGATGATGTAAAGAAAGCTCTCGATAGAGTCAAGTCCATGGTTCGTAACCCTGATGCAAGGGATCAGTATATGAGGCTCATCATGAAATACCAGAATTTTAAG ATTGATGATCGCGGAAGCACTCAATCACGTGTCGATTAG